The Ideonella dechloratans genome includes a window with the following:
- the acuR gene encoding acrylate utilization transcriptional regulator AcuR: MSSNTVPPPPRRRGRPPKGRDESQPDTRTLLIRTGVAVLTEKGYSAVGLDEVLRLAQVPKGSFYHCFDSKEAFGQALIEAYAAYFAAKLNRCFDDATRPPLQRLQHFVAEAQAGMARHGFRRGCLVGNLGQEMGALPESFRQQLGEVFQDWQARTAACLAAAQQAGEVSSRWDSAWLAEFFWIGWEGAVLRAKLERSAQPLQAFAEGFFALLRSTP, encoded by the coding sequence ATGTCTTCGAACACCGTGCCCCCACCGCCGCGCCGACGGGGGCGGCCGCCCAAGGGCCGCGACGAAAGCCAGCCCGACACCCGGACGCTGCTGATCCGCACCGGCGTCGCCGTGCTGACGGAGAAGGGCTATTCCGCCGTGGGGCTGGACGAAGTCCTGCGCCTGGCGCAGGTGCCCAAAGGGTCCTTCTATCACTGCTTCGACAGCAAGGAGGCCTTCGGCCAGGCGCTGATCGAGGCCTATGCCGCCTACTTCGCGGCCAAGCTGAACCGCTGCTTCGACGATGCGACGCGGCCTCCTCTGCAGCGTCTGCAGCATTTCGTGGCCGAGGCCCAGGCCGGCATGGCACGGCATGGCTTTCGCCGGGGTTGTCTGGTGGGCAACCTGGGGCAGGAGATGGGCGCCCTGCCCGAGTCCTTCCGGCAGCAGCTGGGCGAGGTGTTCCAGGATTGGCAGGCCCGCACCGCCGCCTGTCTGGCCGCGGCGCAGCAGGCGGGCGAGGTGTCCTCGCGCTGGGACAGTGCCTGGCTGGCCGAATTCTTCTGGATCGGCTGGGAGGGCGCGGTGCTGCGGGCCAAGCTGGAGCGTTCGGCCCAGCCGCTGCAGGCCTTTGCCGAAGGCTTCTTCGCCTTGCTGCGCAGCACGCCCTGA
- a CDS encoding peptidylprolyl isomerase, translated as MTEAPMILPRVNGVPLVNADEAVALDEPTLRQRACTELLRQAAQAAGLLAADDPVPEQGAISPAAADAIEALLDQALVCPEPTEEACRRHFAAHAGRYAVGEKVQARHVLFAVTPGVDVNALRQRAEACLLDLRCRQEGEADRFAEVAASTSNCPSGAQGGALGWLRKEDCAPEFARELFGQAEVGVLPRLVHSRFGLHVVEVLAREPGAQPDFEVVRPAVAQSLRQQSYATALRQYLSLLAGQSRVEGIALDAADTPLVQ; from the coding sequence ATGACCGAAGCCCCCATGATCCTGCCCCGCGTCAACGGCGTGCCCCTGGTCAACGCCGACGAGGCCGTGGCGCTGGACGAGCCCACGCTGCGCCAGCGCGCCTGCACCGAGCTGCTGCGTCAGGCCGCCCAGGCGGCCGGCCTGCTGGCGGCCGACGACCCGGTGCCCGAACAGGGCGCCATCAGCCCGGCCGCCGCCGACGCCATCGAGGCACTGCTGGACCAGGCCCTGGTCTGCCCCGAACCCACCGAGGAAGCCTGCCGCCGCCACTTCGCCGCCCATGCGGGGCGCTACGCGGTGGGCGAGAAGGTGCAGGCCCGCCATGTGCTGTTTGCCGTCACGCCGGGCGTGGACGTGAATGCCCTGCGCCAGCGCGCCGAGGCCTGCCTGCTGGACCTGCGCTGCCGGCAGGAGGGCGAGGCCGACCGCTTCGCCGAAGTGGCCGCCAGCACCTCCAACTGCCCCAGCGGCGCGCAAGGCGGCGCGCTGGGCTGGCTGCGCAAGGAGGACTGCGCCCCCGAGTTCGCCCGCGAGCTCTTCGGCCAGGCCGAGGTGGGCGTGCTGCCCCGCCTGGTGCACAGCCGCTTTGGCCTGCACGTGGTGGAGGTGCTGGCCCGCGAGCCCGGCGCCCAGCCCGACTTCGAGGTGGTGCGCCCGGCCGTGGCCCAGTCCCTGCGCCAGCAGAGCTATGCCACCGCGCTGCGCCAGTACCTGAGCCTGCTGGCCGGCCAGTCCCGGGTCGAGGGCATCGCCCTGGACGCCGCCGACACGCCGCTGGTGCAGTGA
- the narI gene encoding respiratory nitrate reductase subunit gamma → MSASLNQFFFAVYPYICLAVFFMGSLARFDRDQYTWKSDSSQLLRAGQLRWGSNLFHIGILFLLFGHTVGLLTPHWLYSPFISAGQKQLVAVFSGGTAGLICFIGLSLLLHRRIFDPRIRLTSHRTDLAILVILWVQLCLGLVTLPFSWHHRDGGTMMVLAEWAQNIATFRPDAALMTGIDWPFKVHMVLGMTIFLLFPFSRLVHVWSGLATVGYAFRPYQLVRSRRLNVPRRGA, encoded by the coding sequence ATGTCTGCCTCCCTGAACCAGTTCTTCTTCGCCGTTTACCCCTACATCTGCCTGGCCGTGTTCTTCATGGGCAGCCTGGCCCGCTTCGACCGCGACCAGTACACCTGGAAGAGCGACAGCTCCCAGCTGCTGCGCGCCGGCCAGCTGCGCTGGGGCAGCAACCTGTTCCACATCGGCATCCTGTTCCTGCTGTTCGGCCACACCGTGGGCCTGCTGACGCCGCACTGGCTCTACTCGCCCTTCATCAGCGCCGGCCAGAAGCAGCTGGTGGCCGTGTTCTCGGGCGGCACCGCCGGCCTGATCTGCTTCATCGGCCTGTCGCTGCTGCTGCACCGGCGCATCTTCGACCCACGCATCCGCCTGACCAGCCACCGCACCGACCTGGCCATTCTGGTCATCCTGTGGGTGCAGCTGTGCCTGGGCCTGGTGACCCTGCCCTTCTCCTGGCACCACCGCGATGGCGGCACGATGATGGTCCTGGCCGAGTGGGCCCAGAACATCGCCACCTTCCGCCCGGACGCTGCGCTGATGACCGGCATCGACTGGCCCTTCAAGGTGCACATGGTGCTGGGCATGACGATCTTCCTGCTCTTCCCCTTCAGCCGCCTGGTGCATGTGTGGAGCGGTCTGGCCACCGTGGGCTATGCCTTCCGCCCCTACCAGCTGGTGCGCTCGCGCCGCCTGAACGTGCCGCGCCGCGGCGCCTGA
- a CDS encoding VOC family protein — MHAITTNPGPMSPFHLAFPVRDLAEARAFYGELLGCPEGRSSPEWVDFNFYGHQIVAHLAPGETGDVSRNAVDGHGVPVRHFGIVLPMADWQALADRLTARGTAFVIEPYIRFKGEPGEQATMFFLDPSGNALEFKAFSDITRLFAK, encoded by the coding sequence ATGCACGCCATCACCACCAACCCGGGGCCGATGTCGCCCTTCCACCTGGCCTTTCCCGTGCGGGACCTGGCCGAGGCCCGCGCCTTCTACGGCGAGCTGCTGGGCTGCCCCGAGGGGCGCAGCTCGCCCGAGTGGGTGGACTTCAACTTCTACGGCCACCAGATCGTGGCCCACCTGGCCCCGGGCGAGACCGGCGACGTCTCGCGCAACGCGGTGGACGGCCACGGCGTGCCGGTGCGCCACTTTGGCATCGTGCTGCCCATGGCCGACTGGCAGGCCCTGGCCGATCGCCTGACCGCCCGCGGCACGGCCTTCGTGATCGAGCCCTACATCCGCTTCAAGGGCGAGCCCGGCGAACAGGCCACGATGTTCTTCCTGGACCCGAGCGGCAACGCCCTGGAGTTCAAGGCCTTCTCGGACATCACCCGCTTGTTCGCCAAGTGA
- a CDS encoding NnrS family protein, protein MAARRGPWRLRHLLAAPHRLCFAAGALLMTAQAGLWTLALAGVAAAALPPTPPWLHALAATSGFPLFIAGFGLSAGARWLRQPVPATAPLAPAVAAWCLGWLGLSLAGPGRLGALALGTAVLGGCDLLRRLWRLVRAAEPSLQPPLDAVVRMLALGLLALAVAAAGLGSGQPRWVRMALLGLLWGSLLPAFAAAARRLVPWAVEDGPARWLQGLIAGQAGLLVLAAALPALPVPLPLMGALTALAWGGWQGIALWRWQRRHGLPNRFVRLLAAAGWAGAGAGAALSVGWACQAAGMAAAGRAWQLAATHLLALGYLGGTALAMVSRVSATQAGQAQAVDGPLLALAGLLALTLVARLAVLVVGGPLVPVAALWTLTTAGWSAWLLRWLGRLPASPVVPSAVRVPPCANP, encoded by the coding sequence ATGGCGGCGCGCCGCGGACCCTGGCGCCTGCGCCATCTGCTGGCAGCACCGCACCGCCTGTGCTTTGCCGCCGGCGCCCTGCTGATGACGGCCCAGGCCGGTCTCTGGACCCTGGCCCTGGCCGGCGTGGCCGCCGCCGCGCTGCCGCCCACCCCGCCCTGGCTGCATGCCCTGGCCGCCACCAGCGGCTTTCCCCTGTTCATCGCCGGCTTCGGCCTGAGCGCCGGCGCGCGCTGGCTGCGCCAGCCGGTGCCCGCCACCGCGCCGCTGGCCCCCGCCGTGGCCGCCTGGTGCCTGGGCTGGCTGGGCCTGTCGCTGGCCGGACCAGGCCGGCTCGGTGCGCTCGCGCTGGGCACCGCCGTGCTGGGCGGCTGTGACCTGCTGCGCCGGCTATGGCGCCTGGTGCGGGCAGCGGAGCCGTCCCTGCAGCCGCCGCTGGACGCGGTGGTGCGCATGCTGGCCCTGGGGCTGCTGGCCCTGGCGGTGGCGGCGGCCGGCCTGGGCAGCGGCCAGCCGCGGTGGGTGCGCATGGCCCTGCTGGGCTTGCTGTGGGGCAGCCTGCTGCCGGCCTTTGCCGCTGCGGCGCGCCGCCTGGTGCCCTGGGCTGTCGAGGACGGGCCGGCCCGCTGGTTGCAGGGGCTGATCGCCGGGCAGGCCGGTCTGCTGGTGCTGGCCGCCGCCCTCCCGGCCCTGCCGGTTCCGCTGCCGCTGATGGGCGCGCTCACCGCGCTGGCCTGGGGCGGGTGGCAGGGCATCGCCCTGTGGCGCTGGCAGCGCCGCCACGGTCTGCCCAACCGCTTCGTGCGCCTGCTGGCCGCGGCCGGCTGGGCCGGTGCGGGCGCGGGGGCTGCGCTGTCCGTGGGTTGGGCCTGCCAGGCCGCGGGGATGGCGGCGGCGGGTCGGGCCTGGCAGTTGGCGGCCACCCATCTGCTGGCCCTGGGTTACCTGGGCGGCACGGCACTGGCCATGGTCAGCCGCGTCAGCGCCACCCAGGCCGGCCAGGCCCAGGCGGTGGACGGCCCGCTGCTGGCCCTTGCCGGACTGCTGGCCCTCACCCTGGTCGCGCGGCTGGCGGTGCTGGTGGTGGGTGGGCCACTGGTGCCGGTGGCGGCCCTGTGGACCCTGACCACCGCCGGCTGGAGTGCCTGGCTGCTGCGCTGGCTGGGCCGCCTGCCCGCGTCACCGGTCGTACCGTCTGCCGTTAGAGTGCCCCCATGCGCAAACCCCTGA
- the acuI gene encoding acrylyl-CoA reductase (NADPH): MFRGVLIDKHEGQQTAAVQMLDEASLPEGEVTVRVAYSTLNYKDALALTGASPVVRRFPMVPGIDFAGTVVSSSNPAFQPGDAVVLNGWGVGEVHWGGLAELARVPAKWLIPLPPAFTPRQAMGIGTAGYTAALCVLALARQGVQPGQGPIVVTGANGGVGSVAVALLARRGYEVAAVTGRPQEAEFLRALGAKEIIDRAELSQPGKPLDKERWAGAVDVAGGQLLANVCAAMRYRGVVTACGLAAGMAWPATVAPFILRGVSLLGIDSVMAPLPDRLAAWQCLAEDLDPALLESLLREVTLDEVIALAPELLAGQVRGRLVVRVGAPA; the protein is encoded by the coding sequence ATGTTCCGAGGCGTGTTGATCGACAAGCACGAGGGCCAGCAGACGGCGGCCGTGCAGATGCTGGACGAAGCGTCCCTGCCCGAGGGGGAGGTGACCGTCCGCGTGGCCTATTCGACGCTGAACTACAAGGACGCCCTGGCCCTGACCGGCGCGTCGCCGGTGGTGCGTCGCTTTCCGATGGTGCCGGGCATCGACTTCGCCGGCACGGTGGTGAGCTCCAGCAACCCCGCCTTCCAGCCGGGGGATGCGGTGGTGTTGAACGGTTGGGGTGTGGGCGAGGTGCATTGGGGTGGCCTGGCCGAGCTGGCCCGGGTGCCGGCCAAGTGGCTGATCCCGTTGCCCCCGGCCTTCACGCCGCGGCAGGCCATGGGCATCGGCACCGCGGGCTACACCGCTGCCTTGTGCGTGCTGGCCCTGGCCCGCCAGGGCGTCCAGCCCGGCCAGGGGCCCATCGTGGTGACGGGCGCCAACGGGGGCGTGGGCAGCGTGGCCGTGGCCCTGCTGGCCCGGCGGGGCTATGAGGTCGCGGCGGTCACCGGCCGGCCCCAGGAGGCCGAGTTCCTGCGGGCGCTGGGCGCCAAGGAGATCATCGACCGCGCCGAGCTGTCCCAACCCGGCAAGCCCCTGGACAAGGAGCGCTGGGCTGGGGCCGTCGATGTGGCGGGCGGCCAGCTGCTGGCCAATGTGTGTGCCGCCATGCGCTACCGTGGCGTGGTCACCGCCTGCGGCCTGGCCGCGGGCATGGCCTGGCCGGCCACGGTGGCGCCTTTCATCCTGCGCGGCGTGAGCCTGTTGGGCATCGACAGCGTGATGGCGCCGCTGCCGGACCGCCTGGCGGCCTGGCAGTGCCTGGCCGAGGACCTGGACCCCGCGCTGCTGGAAAGCCTGCTGCGCGAGGTGACGCTGGACGAGGTCATCGCCCTGGCGCCGGAGCTGCTGGCCGGCCAGGTCCGCGGACGGCTGGTGGTGAGGGTGGGCGCGCCGGCCTGA
- a CDS encoding acyl-CoA thioesterase, whose translation MSTPSTPHSGAAGTEKFNTVAPDLGSGEGWDKLGLAELMRLRFSDSGALYSPHADVNINGALFGGQLIGQAIAAASHGISDRWAHSVQVSFLAPGHPGEEMHYQVRTLMQGRSFQVQQVLGTQGSRTVISATISFQTEEPSPDHQRAMPDAPPPESLRTLQEVGAAYADRIPAAAARRLGQSRAAELRLVDPEAFLFRREPEARLRFWVKLQRDLPDDPVLQRAAIGYLSDYWMPLTPLMAHLEAKIGTGLYLASLNHTLWLHRAPRVDDWLLVDAQSPFSGNARGLTTGHFYQRDGTLLATATQECLFRGWVEDGQGGFRVPGMPAR comes from the coding sequence ATGTCCACCCCCAGCACCCCCCATTCCGGCGCCGCCGGCACCGAGAAATTCAACACCGTCGCGCCGGACCTGGGCAGCGGCGAGGGCTGGGACAAGCTGGGTCTGGCCGAGTTGATGCGCCTGCGCTTCAGCGACAGCGGCGCGCTCTACAGCCCGCATGCCGACGTCAACATCAACGGCGCGCTGTTCGGCGGCCAGCTCATCGGCCAGGCCATCGCCGCGGCCAGCCATGGCATCAGCGACCGCTGGGCCCACAGCGTGCAGGTCAGCTTCCTGGCACCGGGCCACCCCGGCGAGGAGATGCACTACCAGGTGCGCACGCTGATGCAGGGCCGCAGCTTCCAGGTGCAGCAGGTGCTGGGCACGCAAGGCTCGCGCACGGTCATCAGCGCCACCATCTCCTTCCAGACGGAGGAGCCCAGCCCGGACCACCAGCGGGCCATGCCCGACGCGCCGCCGCCCGAAAGCCTGCGCACGCTGCAGGAGGTGGGCGCGGCCTACGCCGACCGCATCCCCGCCGCCGCGGCGCGGCGCCTGGGCCAGTCGCGCGCGGCCGAACTGCGCCTGGTGGACCCGGAGGCCTTCCTGTTCCGGCGCGAACCCGAGGCCCGGCTGCGCTTCTGGGTGAAGCTGCAGCGCGACCTGCCGGACGACCCGGTGCTGCAGCGCGCGGCCATCGGCTACCTGTCGGACTACTGGATGCCGCTGACCCCGCTGATGGCCCATCTGGAGGCCAAGATCGGCACCGGCCTGTACCTGGCCAGCCTGAACCACACGCTGTGGCTGCACCGCGCGCCGCGGGTGGACGACTGGCTGCTGGTGGATGCGCAAAGCCCCTTCAGCGGCAATGCCCGCGGACTGACCACCGGCCACTTCTACCAGCGCGACGGCACCCTGCTGGCCACCGCCACCCAGGAATGCCTGTTCCGCGGCTGGGTGGAGGACGGCCAGGGCGGCTTTCGCGTGCCGGGCATGCCGGCGCGCTGA
- a CDS encoding type IV pili methyl-accepting chemotaxis transducer N-terminal domain-containing protein: protein MRKPLTLAAKLGLIGTALLLLGLASIGLTLWMTWQLEGGAAAVNEAGRMRMQTWRLAQAMGAPDLQRRDALMAGFEQSLELLRRGDPARPLFMPQDPRSQARFAEVQRDWLALRQTWRAERQPSAAEAARDADAFVQRVDGLVSAIETQMARLTSVLNAVQLAMVALTIASAVALLYSAYLFVFNPLAQLQAGLTRIGGGDFAARVEVSSTDEFGDLSAGFNQMAQTLQGLYQNLEAKVREKTERLEEQHQRLAALYEAAAFVARARSLEELGNGFARQLRTVAHADAVAIRWSDEGNQHYLMLASDGLPAEIVQEEACLRTHECLCGQASAGASTRVIPIHAVNPNPMLGHCGRAGFRTVVGVPVQLQDRLVGEINLFYRQDAGLAPDERALLETLAAHLAGAIEAFRLAALERESAVAQERSLLASELHDSIAQSLSFLKLQVGRLHGALQRGDRPQLEATLAEVEAGVQESLADVRELLLHFRTRTNNEDIAQALRATLHKFELQTGLTTHLSLEGQGLPLGSDVQIQVLHIVQEALSNVRKHAQAREVWVEVERAPQWRFEIRDDGQGFDAEDNPADDTHVGLRIMRERAARIGAQVEVVSVPGSGTAIVLSLPEKTAAAVTSP, encoded by the coding sequence ATGCGCAAACCCCTGACCCTGGCCGCCAAGCTGGGCCTGATCGGCACCGCCCTGCTGCTGCTGGGCCTGGCCTCGATCGGCCTGACGCTGTGGATGACCTGGCAGCTCGAAGGCGGCGCCGCCGCCGTCAACGAGGCTGGCCGCATGCGCATGCAGACCTGGCGCCTGGCCCAGGCCATGGGCGCGCCGGACCTGCAGCGGCGCGACGCGCTGATGGCCGGCTTCGAGCAGAGCCTGGAGCTGCTGCGCCGCGGCGACCCGGCGCGGCCGCTGTTCATGCCGCAGGATCCGCGCTCGCAGGCCCGCTTTGCCGAAGTGCAGCGCGACTGGCTGGCCCTGCGGCAAACCTGGCGTGCCGAGCGCCAGCCCAGCGCCGCCGAGGCCGCGCGCGATGCGGACGCCTTCGTGCAGCGCGTGGATGGCCTGGTCTCGGCCATCGAAACCCAGATGGCGCGGCTGACCTCGGTGCTCAACGCGGTGCAGCTGGCCATGGTGGCGCTGACCATCGCCAGCGCGGTGGCCCTGCTCTACTCGGCCTACCTGTTCGTCTTCAACCCGCTGGCCCAGCTGCAGGCCGGGCTCACCCGCATCGGCGGGGGCGATTTCGCGGCCCGGGTGGAGGTGAGCTCCACCGACGAGTTCGGCGACCTCTCGGCCGGCTTCAACCAGATGGCGCAGACGCTGCAAGGCCTCTACCAGAACCTGGAAGCCAAGGTCCGCGAGAAGACCGAGCGACTGGAGGAGCAGCACCAGCGCCTGGCCGCGCTCTACGAGGCCGCCGCCTTCGTCGCCCGGGCCCGCAGCCTGGAGGAGCTGGGCAACGGCTTCGCCCGCCAGCTGCGCACGGTGGCCCATGCGGACGCGGTGGCCATCCGCTGGTCCGACGAGGGCAACCAGCACTACCTGATGCTGGCCTCCGACGGCCTGCCGGCCGAGATCGTGCAGGAGGAGGCCTGCCTGCGCACCCACGAGTGCCTGTGCGGCCAGGCTTCGGCGGGGGCCTCGACCCGGGTGATCCCCATCCACGCAGTCAACCCCAACCCGATGCTGGGCCACTGCGGCCGCGCGGGCTTTCGCACGGTGGTGGGCGTGCCGGTGCAGCTGCAGGACCGGCTGGTGGGCGAGATCAACCTCTTCTACCGCCAGGACGCCGGGCTGGCCCCCGACGAGCGCGCCCTGCTGGAGACCCTGGCCGCCCACCTGGCCGGCGCCATCGAGGCCTTCCGGCTGGCCGCGCTGGAACGCGAATCGGCGGTGGCGCAGGAACGCAGCCTGCTGGCCAGCGAGCTGCACGACTCCATCGCCCAGAGCCTGTCCTTCCTGAAACTGCAGGTGGGGCGGTTGCACGGCGCCCTGCAGCGGGGTGACCGGCCTCAGCTGGAGGCCACGCTGGCCGAAGTGGAAGCCGGCGTGCAGGAGAGCCTGGCCGACGTACGCGAGCTGCTGCTGCACTTCCGCACCCGCACCAACAACGAGGACATCGCCCAGGCGCTGCGCGCCACCCTGCACAAGTTCGAGCTGCAGACCGGGCTGACCACCCACCTGAGCCTGGAAGGCCAGGGCCTGCCCTTGGGCTCGGACGTGCAGATCCAGGTGCTGCACATCGTGCAGGAGGCGCTCTCGAACGTGCGCAAGCACGCCCAGGCGCGCGAGGTGTGGGTGGAGGTGGAACGCGCGCCGCAGTGGCGCTTCGAGATCCGCGACGATGGCCAGGGCTTCGATGCCGAGGACAATCCGGCCGACGACACCCACGTGGGCCTGCGCATCATGCGCGAGCGCGCGGCCCGCATCGGCGCCCAGGTGGAGGTGGTGTCCGTGCCCGGCTCGGGCACGGCCATCGTGTTGAGCCTGCCCGAGAAGACCGCCGCTGCGGTCACGAGCCCATGA
- a CDS encoding response regulator: MTPSTPMTPLRLLVVDDHTLFRRGLIALLQADARFTVVAEAGDAGEAQRLAAQHRPDVILLDNHLPGVKGVDAIAGLREVAPQARVLMLTVSEDEADLAQALRGGAAGYLLKTADIEVLAQAILRAQAGQATISPEMTAKLVSAFQALPTAATAAEPPPQPPAPADPIDTLSPGEREILECIAQGASNKEIARTLSIAEPTVKIHVQHILRKLGLSSRVQAAVYASRRQGPEGNGG; encoded by the coding sequence ATGACCCCTTCGACCCCCATGACCCCGCTGCGCCTGCTGGTGGTGGACGACCACACCCTGTTCCGCCGCGGCCTGATCGCCCTGCTGCAGGCCGATGCCCGCTTCACCGTGGTGGCCGAGGCCGGCGACGCCGGCGAGGCCCAGCGCCTGGCCGCCCAGCACCGGCCCGACGTGATCCTGCTGGACAACCACCTGCCCGGTGTGAAGGGCGTGGACGCCATCGCCGGCCTGCGCGAGGTGGCGCCGCAGGCACGGGTGCTGATGCTGACCGTGAGCGAGGACGAGGCCGACCTGGCCCAGGCCCTGCGCGGCGGCGCGGCCGGCTACTTGCTCAAGACGGCCGACATCGAGGTGCTGGCCCAGGCCATCCTGCGGGCCCAGGCGGGCCAGGCCACCATCAGCCCGGAGATGACGGCCAAGCTGGTGTCGGCCTTCCAGGCCCTGCCCACCGCCGCAACCGCCGCCGAGCCACCGCCCCAGCCGCCGGCCCCGGCCGACCCGATCGACACGCTCTCACCGGGCGAGCGGGAGATCCTGGAGTGCATCGCCCAAGGCGCCAGCAACAAGGAAATTGCCCGCACCCTGTCGATTGCCGAGCCGACGGTGAAGATCCATGTGCAACACATCCTGCGCAAGCTGGGGCTGAGCTCGCGGGTGCAGGCGGCCGTCTATGCCAGCCGGCGCCAGGGGCCGGAGGGCAACGGGGGCTGA
- a CDS encoding carbonic anhydrase, giving the protein MPDDLLTRLRRFHDDAFPAYADTFRTLVDEGQHPTTLFIGCSDSRLVPYLLTGAEPGELFLVRNVGAFVPPWDGSAGFHGTAAAIEYAVLALQVQRIVVCGHSHCGGIRALYAGAPGGALNLSRWLDLGREATLPVAEPTPEALRRTEQRAVVLQLERLMAYPMVREAVEAGRLTLHGWHVVIEDGEVHVFDLAQGCFVPAAHAPHAGTGPYAPYVEADRPPSAA; this is encoded by the coding sequence ATGCCCGACGACCTGCTGACCCGGTTGCGCCGCTTCCACGACGACGCCTTTCCGGCCTACGCGGACACCTTCCGCACACTGGTGGACGAAGGCCAGCACCCGACCACGCTGTTCATCGGCTGCTCGGATTCGCGCCTGGTGCCCTACCTGCTGACCGGGGCCGAGCCGGGCGAACTGTTCCTGGTGCGCAATGTGGGCGCCTTCGTGCCGCCCTGGGACGGCTCGGCGGGCTTTCACGGCACGGCCGCGGCCATCGAGTACGCGGTGCTGGCCCTGCAGGTGCAGCGCATCGTCGTCTGCGGCCACAGCCACTGCGGCGGCATCCGCGCGCTCTACGCCGGCGCGCCCGGCGGCGCGCTGAACCTCTCGCGCTGGCTGGACCTGGGCCGCGAGGCCACGCTGCCGGTGGCCGAACCCACCCCCGAGGCCCTGCGCCGCACCGAGCAGCGCGCCGTGGTGCTGCAGCTGGAACGGTTGATGGCCTACCCGATGGTGCGCGAGGCCGTCGAGGCCGGCCGCCTGACCCTGCATGGCTGGCATGTAGTGATCGAGGACGGCGAGGTGCATGTCTTCGACCTGGCCCAGGGCTGCTTCGTGCCCGCCGCGCACGCGCCGCACGCCGGCACCGGCCCCTACGCGCCCTATGTGGAGGCCGACCGGCCGCCCTCGGCCGCCTGA
- a CDS encoding SDR family oxidoreductase — MDLGLTGKRALVLSAGSGLGRAIALALAREGATVCVANRSAAPVEETVAMIRAAGGQAHAFHWDLAEEAQWRAGVQAVLDRVGGIDILVNNTGGPAPGPADGQAPEVWRRAFEAMVLSVFGITDLLLPGMRERGWGRIITSTSSGVITPIPNLGLSNSLRAALHGWSKTLARDVAAQGITVNVVVPGRIATARTAFLDGAKAHREGRDAASVEAEAAAAIPMGRYGRPEEYGDAVAFLASERAAYITGTTLRVDGGLIPSV; from the coding sequence ATGGACCTGGGTTTGACGGGCAAACGGGCGCTGGTGCTGAGCGCCGGCAGCGGGCTGGGGCGGGCCATCGCCCTGGCGCTGGCACGCGAGGGCGCCACGGTCTGCGTGGCCAACCGCAGCGCCGCGCCGGTGGAAGAGACGGTCGCGATGATCCGGGCCGCGGGCGGCCAGGCCCATGCCTTCCACTGGGACCTGGCCGAGGAGGCGCAGTGGCGCGCGGGCGTGCAGGCCGTGCTGGACCGCGTGGGCGGCATCGACATCCTGGTCAACAACACCGGCGGCCCGGCGCCTGGGCCGGCCGATGGCCAGGCCCCGGAGGTCTGGCGCCGGGCCTTCGAGGCCATGGTGCTGTCGGTCTTCGGCATCACCGACCTGCTGTTACCGGGCATGCGTGAACGCGGCTGGGGCCGCATCATCACCAGCACCTCCTCGGGCGTCATCACGCCCATCCCCAACCTGGGGCTGTCCAACAGCCTGCGGGCCGCGCTGCACGGCTGGTCCAAGACGCTGGCGCGCGACGTGGCCGCCCAGGGCATCACCGTCAACGTGGTGGTGCCCGGGCGCATCGCCACCGCCCGCACTGCCTTCCTGGATGGAGCGAAGGCCCATCGCGAGGGGCGCGATGCCGCCAGCGTGGAGGCGGAGGCCGCCGCCGCCATCCCGATGGGCCGCTACGGCCGGCCGGAGGAATACGGCGATGCGGTGGCCTTTCTGGCCAGCGAGCGGGCGGCCTACATCACCGGCACCACGCTGCGGGTGGACGGCGGGCTGATCCCCAGCGTCTGA